One window of Lemur catta isolate mLemCat1 chromosome 3, mLemCat1.pri, whole genome shotgun sequence genomic DNA carries:
- the PLA2G5 gene encoding phospholipase A2 group V gives MKGLLPLAWFLACSVPAVPGGLLQLKSMIEKVTGKNALVDYGFYGCYCGWGGQGTPKDDTDWCCWVHDRCYGPVEERGCNIRTQTYTYRFAWGLVTCEPGPSCGVQLCACDRKFAYCLKRNLWSYNPRYRYFPNVFCS, from the exons ATGAAGGGCCTCCTCCCACTGGCTTGGTTCCTGGCTTGTA GTGTGCCTGCTGTGCCAGGAGGCCTGCTGCAACTGAAGTCAATGATCGAGAAGGTGACAGGAAAGAACGCCCTGGTAGACTACGGCTTCTATGGCTGTTACTGCGGCTGGGGCGGCCAAGGGACCCCCAAGGATGACACTGATTG GTGCTGCTGGGTGCACGACCGCTGTTACGGGCCGGTGGAGGAGAGAGGCTGCAACATCAGGACACAGACCTACACATACAGATTCGCCTGGGGCCTGGTCACCTGCG AGCCTGGGCCCTCGTGTGGCGTGCAGCTCTGTGCCTGTGACCGGAAGTTCGCCTACTGCCTGAAGAGGAACCTGTGGAGCTACAACCCCCGTTATCGCTACTTCCCCAACGTCTTCTGCTCCTAG